One window of Thiomicrorhabdus lithotrophica genomic DNA carries:
- a CDS encoding flavodoxin domain-containing protein, whose protein sequence is MNLSVVANTCLTVNSADKSIYYLTLSAPENSSESFSYEAGDWLTVQPENSPEMVSGILEELALTGDEAIELRRAGLVTSQQALQKHLELTQLNPAILNKLQRQMGLGDWAGRQAMMDYAFGRDILDLLALYPDLKKLGLEFLNFLSPLSPRYYSIASAPVNAAEVSILYKAVQYKTNQRMRYGVASSMLQNCKQNEVLQVELKSNPTFKLPANSETPIIMVGAGTGLAPYIGFMQSREQSVLSGELAGEALLFFGETYQKTNCLFCDEFKRWQAQRLVDCYYAFSRDQADKIYVQHHIVEQAEKVWALINSGAHFYICGSQTQLAESVKQTMLALFQSHGSMSVEDAQEFWLALKREKRLQMDVY, encoded by the coding sequence ATGAATCTCTCTGTTGTTGCCAACACCTGTCTTACTGTTAATTCCGCTGATAAATCAATCTATTATTTAACACTTAGCGCCCCTGAAAACTCGTCTGAAAGTTTTTCTTATGAAGCTGGAGACTGGCTAACGGTTCAGCCTGAAAATAGTCCTGAAATGGTTTCAGGTATACTGGAAGAGCTTGCTTTAACAGGTGATGAAGCGATAGAGCTCAGACGAGCAGGCCTGGTCACTTCTCAACAAGCCTTACAAAAGCACTTGGAATTAACCCAGCTTAACCCCGCAATATTGAATAAGCTGCAAAGACAAATGGGTTTGGGTGATTGGGCAGGCAGACAGGCGATGATGGATTATGCCTTTGGTCGAGATATTCTAGATTTATTGGCACTTTATCCTGATCTTAAAAAACTCGGTTTAGAGTTCTTAAACTTTTTATCGCCATTATCGCCACGTTACTACTCAATTGCTTCTGCTCCAGTTAATGCAGCTGAAGTTTCAATTCTTTACAAAGCGGTACAGTATAAAACCAATCAACGCATGCGCTACGGTGTCGCCAGCAGTATGTTGCAAAATTGTAAGCAGAATGAGGTTTTACAAGTTGAATTAAAGTCTAATCCAACCTTTAAGTTGCCAGCAAACAGTGAGACACCTATTATTATGGTTGGTGCAGGTACCGGCTTAGCACCCTATATTGGTTTTATGCAAAGTAGAGAGCAAAGTGTTCTTTCGGGCGAACTTGCAGGTGAGGCTTTGCTCTTTTTTGGAGAGACATATCAGAAAACAAATTGCCTATTCTGTGATGAATTCAAACGCTGGCAGGCCCAACGGCTCGTGGATTGTTATTACGCCTTTTCACGCGACCAAGCTGACAAAATTTATGTTCAACACCACATAGTTGAGCAAGCGGAAAAAGTTTGGGCGTTAATTAATAGTGGCGCGCATTTTTACATTTGCGGGAGTCAAACCCAGTTAGCTGAATCGGTTAAGCAAACGATGTTAGCGTTATTTCAGAGTCACGGCTCAATGTCTGTGGAAGATGCT
- the nfo gene encoding deoxyribonuclease IV, whose translation MKYIGAHVSAAGGVENAPLRAHEIGATALALFTKNQRQWVAKPLSEKSIEEFKANCEKYDYGVNQILPHDSYLINLGHPDLDKRQKSLDAFIDELQRCEQLGINRLNFHPGSHLRQISEEQCMDYIAESVNFALDQTQGVIAVLENTAGQGSNLGYKHEQLAYIIDKVEDKSRIGVCLDTCHAYTAGYDLKNDYLGVMADFESVIGFKYLKGMHLNDSKSKLGQKLDRHHSLGQGEIGWPMFKQLMEDPRIDNIPMTLETIDPSIWADEIKQLKAWAK comes from the coding sequence ATGAAATACATTGGCGCACACGTTTCCGCAGCTGGTGGTGTCGAAAACGCCCCTTTACGAGCCCATGAAATTGGCGCAACAGCCTTGGCTTTATTTACCAAAAACCAGCGCCAATGGGTTGCTAAACCTCTCAGTGAAAAAAGCATTGAAGAATTTAAAGCGAATTGCGAAAAGTATGATTATGGTGTCAATCAAATCTTACCGCACGACAGCTATCTTATTAATTTAGGCCACCCTGATTTAGACAAACGCCAAAAATCGCTTGATGCTTTTATTGATGAATTACAACGCTGTGAACAACTGGGTATTAATCGATTAAACTTTCATCCAGGAAGCCATTTACGCCAAATATCTGAAGAACAATGCATGGACTATATCGCCGAATCGGTTAATTTTGCTTTAGACCAAACTCAAGGTGTTATTGCAGTGTTGGAAAATACAGCAGGCCAAGGCTCTAACCTGGGTTATAAGCATGAGCAACTCGCTTATATTATTGACAAGGTAGAAGATAAATCACGTATTGGGGTTTGCCTTGATACTTGTCATGCCTATACAGCAGGATATGACCTAAAAAATGATTATCTGGGGGTTATGGCTGATTTTGAATCCGTGATCGGTTTTAAATACCTAAAAGGCATGCATCTCAATGACTCAAAATCTAAATTAGGTCAAAAGCTAGATCGTCACCACAGTTTAGGGCAAGGTGAAATTGGCTGGCCAATGTTTAAACAACTCATGGAAGACCCACGTATTGACAATATTCCAATGACTTTGGAAACGATAGACCCTTCTATTTGGGCAGATGAAATCAAACAGTTAAAAGCCTGGGCAAAGTAA
- the pyrE gene encoding orotate phosphoribosyltransferase, with product MNKNQFIEFVMQTGVLKLGEFTLKSGRISPYFFNAGLFNTGGQLSTLAKGYAGAIAESNFKFDVLFGPAYKGIPLAATTSVSLANDFNIDKPYAFNRKEAKDHGEGGNIVGHALEGDVLIIDDVITAGTAIREAMDIITANGAKPAGVVIALDRMEKGKGELSAIQEVEQEYGIPVMSIITLNDIINYLAESDDPASQKYLDAMKAYRSEYGIG from the coding sequence ATGAACAAAAATCAATTTATTGAATTCGTCATGCAAACTGGCGTTTTAAAATTAGGCGAATTCACGCTTAAATCTGGACGAATCAGTCCTTACTTCTTCAACGCAGGTTTATTTAATACTGGCGGCCAACTTTCAACTTTAGCAAAAGGCTATGCTGGCGCAATCGCAGAATCTAACTTTAAGTTTGATGTACTGTTTGGCCCAGCTTATAAAGGTATTCCTCTTGCAGCCACCACAAGCGTCTCACTTGCCAACGACTTTAATATCGATAAACCTTATGCGTTTAATCGTAAAGAAGCCAAAGACCACGGCGAAGGTGGCAACATTGTTGGTCACGCTTTGGAAGGGGATGTATTAATCATTGATGATGTCATCACTGCAGGTACTGCGATTCGTGAAGCGATGGATATTATTACAGCCAACGGTGCTAAACCAGCAGGTGTTGTTATCGCTTTAGACAGAATGGAAAAAGGCAAAGGTGAACTTTCCGCTATTCAAGAAGTTGAACAAGAATATGGTATTCCTGTAATGAGCATTATTACTCTCAATGACATTATCAATTACCTTGCTGAATCTGATGATCCAGCAAGCCAAAAATATCTAGATGCAATGAAAGCTTATCGTTCTGAGTACGGTATCGGTTAA
- the sixA gene encoding phosphohistidine phosphatase SixA: MSNKLRELMLLRHAKSDWKEDGLADIERPLSDKGKKNAAKLGKWLLQHNLMPDLILVSPAVRAQQTLKRICNECPATAITVDSLYLADIPQLKQILADAPFAERVMLIGHNPGLESLYNMLVTTTPESHVQLFPTCAMAHLILPSDWKNIEEGDGKLQQFVTPKDFKNRI, translated from the coding sequence ATGTCTAATAAATTGCGTGAGCTTATGCTCTTACGACATGCCAAATCAGATTGGAAAGAAGATGGTTTGGCAGATATTGAGCGCCCGTTATCTGATAAAGGCAAGAAAAATGCAGCCAAGCTAGGCAAATGGTTACTACAACACAATCTTATGCCCGACCTGATTTTGGTCTCTCCCGCAGTTAGAGCACAACAAACCTTAAAAAGAATTTGTAATGAGTGCCCTGCCACTGCCATTACGGTTGACTCACTTTATTTAGCCGATATTCCACAGCTTAAACAAATTTTAGCGGATGCACCATTTGCCGAACGCGTCATGCTGATTGGCCATAACCCTGGTCTAGAATCACTCTACAACATGTTAGTAACTACAACACCAGAATCACACGTTCAACTTTTCCCTACTTGTGCAATGGCGCACTTGATTCTACCGAGTGACTGGAAAAACATTGAAGAAGGCGACGGCAAGCTTCAACAATTCGTTACACCAAAAGATTTTAAAAACCGCATTTAA
- a CDS encoding OmpA family protein produces MKTKLLPLVAVIALAATSSVQAHSSVEAKGDIMAEGTSAYVVDSIGRIVRDNYNRCVRSIDWSKDTAIAKCEGWEEPKPAPVVVAPAPAPAPVAAPAPAPAPMAPAKFIGHFDFDKANVKEVPELDVFAAYMNEVADSKVAITGHTDSSGPESYNQALSVKRAQDVADYLAGKGIAADRMTVSGMGESSPVADNGTKAGRAENRRVEVEIVK; encoded by the coding sequence ATGAAAACGAAATTACTTCCTCTAGTAGCAGTAATTGCTCTAGCAGCAACCTCTTCAGTTCAAGCTCACTCTTCAGTAGAAGCGAAAGGTGACATTATGGCTGAAGGCACTTCAGCTTATGTTGTAGATTCTATTGGTCGCATCGTACGTGATAACTACAACCGTTGTGTACGTTCTATCGATTGGAGCAAAGACACAGCTATCGCTAAATGTGAAGGTTGGGAAGAGCCTAAGCCAGCACCAGTAGTTGTTGCTCCAGCTCCGGCTCCAGCTCCAGTAGCTGCTCCAGCTCCGGCACCAGCTCCAATGGCACCTGCTAAATTCATCGGACACTTTGACTTTGATAAAGCGAACGTTAAAGAAGTTCCAGAACTTGATGTATTTGCGGCATACATGAACGAAGTTGCTGACAGTAAAGTTGCAATTACTGGTCACACTGATAGTTCAGGTCCAGAGTCTTATAACCAAGCGCTTTCTGTTAAACGTGCGCAAGACGTTGCTGATTACCTAGCTGGTAAAGGTATCGCTGCTGACCGTATGACAGTTTCAGGAATGGGTGAGTCTTCACCAGTTGCTGACAACGGAACAAAAGCTGGTCGCGCTGAAAACCGTCGTGTTGAAGTTGAAATCGTTAAGTAA